TTGAGGAAGGCCGGCCAGGCCAGCGCCACCACACAGGCCAGGTGGAACAGCATCCGCCGGATCACGCGCCCCCGCCCCTCATCCGCAACCAACGCTGCCCCTCATCCGGGATTAGGGGTGGCTTTGCAACCGGCCTTGGGGCAGCAGGAAGCGATGCAGGAGGATTATGCGCTCTATGTCGCCATCGTCGAGGCCGGCAGCCTGTCGGCGGCGGGGCGGCGGCTGCGCATCTCGCCGGCGATGGTGTCGAAACGACTGGCGCGGCTGGAATCCCGGCTGGGCGCAACGCTGGTCCACCGCACCACGCGGCGGCTCGTCCTTACCGATGTCGGCCAGGCCTTCTACGAGGATATCCGCCGCATCCTCGAAGCGACCCGCGCGGCCGAGGCGCGGGTGGCCGGGCGGGTCGGCCAGCCCGGCGGGCCGTTGCGGGTCTCCGCCCCTACCTCCTTCGGGCGGCTCCACATCGTTCCCCATCTCAAACCCTTGCTCGAACGCTACCCGCGCCTCGAACTGAGCCTCGATCTCGACGATGGCTTCATCGATCTGCTGGGCGAGCGGATCGACGTTGCGATCCGGATCGCAGCCCAGCCGGCCGGGTCGCTGGTCGCGCACAGGCTTGCGGAAAATCACCGCATCCTCTGCGCCGCCCCCGCCTATCTGGCCGAACATGGCACCCCACAAAGCCTCGGCGATCTGGGGGGCCACCGCCTGCTCGCCGCCGTCCACCAGCTTCCCTGGCGGCTGGAAGGCCCGGACGGCCCGGTGACGGTCGAGGGCCACAGCGTCGTCAGGACCAATTCGAGCGAGGTGGCGCGTGACCTCAGCCTTGCCGGGCTGGGCATCGCGCTGCGATCGACCTGGGATGTCGGGCCGGCGCTGCGCGACGGCGATCTCGTGCGCATCCTGCCCGGCTATCGCGGCGCAACCGACGTGGCCATCTATGCGGTGCAGCCGCGCGGTGCCGAGGACGCCCCCAATGCCCGCGCCTTCGTCGAGCATTTTCGTACGCTTTTCTCGCCCTTGGCACCCTGGGACAAATAGCTGGCATGATTGAAGAACTTCGCGACATCATGGCCCGCCTGCGCGATCCTGAGACGGGCTGCCCCTGGGATATCGAACAGGATTTCGCGACCATCGCGCCTTATACGATCGAGGAAGCCTATGAGGTGGCCGACGCGATCGAGCGCGGCGACATGGATGGGCTGCGCGACGAGCTGGGCGACCTCCAGCTCCAGGTCGTGTTCCACGCCCGGATGGCGGAGGAGGCGGGCGCCTTCGACCTGAAGGACGTGCTCGATTCGATCAGTGCCAAGATGATCCGCCGCCACCCGCATGTGTTCGGCAACGGCGCCAGCCCCGGCTGGGAGGAGATCAAGGCCGCCGAGCGCGCGGGGAAGTCGGAGGACGACAGCGCGCTGGCCGGCGTGGCGGGTGCCCTCCCCGCCCTGCTCCGCGCCGAGAAGCTCCAGAAGCGTGCCGCGCGCACAGGTTTCGACTGGCCCGATGACGAGGGCGCGCGCGAGAAGGTGGCGGAGGAGATCGACGAGGTACGCGAGGCGCGCTCCAACGATCACCGCTTCGAGGAGATGGGCGACCTGCTGTTCGCCGTGGTCAACTGGGCGAGGAAGCTCGGCATCGACCCGGAAGCGGCGCTGCGCGCGGCCAATGCCAAGTTCGAGAGGCGCTTCCGGGCGATGGAGGAGATGGCCGGCGACGCCTTCGCCGGGCTGAGCCTGGATGAGAAGGAAGCGCTGTGGGTGGAAGCGAAAAGGAAGAAAGCCGCTTGACCGTCGCCCCGGCGGAGGACGGGGCCGCAAGCGTGTGCCATCCGGTCGTCGCAGGAGCCTCTTGCGGCCGCGGCCTCCGCCGGGGCGACGCCCGATCCCTTACCGCGCTTCGAAGCGCGCCAGATCCTTGTCCGACAGCCGGACCTCGACGATCATCATGTCGCCCTCCACTTCCTGCCCGATCACCTCGCCATTGGCGTGGAGCCAGGCCAGCGCCGCGCCGTCGCCGACCGGCACCGACAGGGTTCGCACCCGATTGCCCGTCGACAGGCGATCGGAAACGAAGCGGCGAAGGTCCTCGACACCGTCCCCGGTCAGCGCTGACAGGGTGACGACATCCTCGCGCCGCTCGGCTTCCGCCAAGGTCGCCGCGCGGCTGTCCTCGTCGAGCATGTCGATCTTGTTCCACACCTCGATGATCGGCGCGCCCTCGCCGGCCTCCGCGTCCGGCGCCT
The sequence above is drawn from the Rhizorhabdus dicambivorans genome and encodes:
- a CDS encoding LysR family transcriptional regulator; this translates as MQEDYALYVAIVEAGSLSAAGRRLRISPAMVSKRLARLESRLGATLVHRTTRRLVLTDVGQAFYEDIRRILEATRAAEARVAGRVGQPGGPLRVSAPTSFGRLHIVPHLKPLLERYPRLELSLDLDDGFIDLLGERIDVAIRIAAQPAGSLVAHRLAENHRILCAAPAYLAEHGTPQSLGDLGGHRLLAAVHQLPWRLEGPDGPVTVEGHSVVRTNSSEVARDLSLAGLGIALRSTWDVGPALRDGDLVRILPGYRGATDVAIYAVQPRGAEDAPNARAFVEHFRTLFSPLAPWDK
- the mazG gene encoding nucleoside triphosphate pyrophosphohydrolase codes for the protein MIEELRDIMARLRDPETGCPWDIEQDFATIAPYTIEEAYEVADAIERGDMDGLRDELGDLQLQVVFHARMAEEAGAFDLKDVLDSISAKMIRRHPHVFGNGASPGWEEIKAAERAGKSEDDSALAGVAGALPALLRAEKLQKRAARTGFDWPDDEGAREKVAEEIDEVREARSNDHRFEEMGDLLFAVVNWARKLGIDPEAALRAANAKFERRFRAMEEMAGDAFAGLSLDEKEALWVEAKRKKAA